A window of the Procambarus clarkii isolate CNS0578487 chromosome 77, FALCON_Pclarkii_2.0, whole genome shotgun sequence genome harbors these coding sequences:
- the LOC123747146 gene encoding uncharacterized protein: MNDNTAEVPDRTNQEMAKVPTHSQDLCPQDQAEQQQQAEQHRLQDLQQQQQAEQHRLQDLQQQQQAEQHRLQDLQQQQQAEQHRLQDLQQQQQAEQHRLQDLQQQQQAEQHRLQDLQQQQQYHQQDKPQKVSQLQHRGLPQKVSQLLLQEQHRGLPQQHQDLPQQHQDLPQQHQDLPQQHQDLPQQHQDLPQQHQDLPQQHQDLPQQHQDLPQQHQGLPQQHQDLPQQHQGLPQQHQGLPQQHQGLPQQHQGLPQQHQGLPQQHQDLPQQHQDLPQQHQGLPQQHQDLPQQHQGLPQQHQDLPQQHQGLPQQHQDLPQQHQDLPQQHQDLPQQHQDLPQQHQDLPQQHQDLPQQHQDLPQQHQDLPQQHQDLPQQHQDLPQQHQDLPQQHQDLPQQHQDLPQQHQDLPQQHQDLPQQHQDLPQQHQDLPQQHQDLPQQHQDLPQQHEDLPQQHEDLPQQHQDLPQQHQDLPQQHQDLPQQHQDLPQQHQDLPQQHQDLPQQHQDLPQQHQGLPQQHQDLPQHHQGLSQHHQGLPQHHQGLPQHHQGLPQQHQGLPQQHQGLPQQHQGLPQQHQDLPQQHQDLPQQHQDLPQQHQDLPQQHQDLPQQHQDLQPQVSQHQQYEDLQPKTSQLQQQQHQQYEDLQPKASQLQQQQPQQYEDLQPKASQLQQQEHQQYEDLQPKASQLQQQQHQQYEDLQPKASQLQQQPQQYEDLQPKASQLQQQPQQYEDLQPKASQLQQQQHQQYEDLQPKASQLQQQQHQQYEDLQPKASQLQQQQHQQYEDLQPKASQLQQQQHQQYEDLQPKASQLQQHETVQPQAAQQHEDLQPQASQQQQDLQPQASLYHQQQALYRQTLQQQQKQTSEQQQALQQAMQQAMLQASHQKQALQQASHLQQALQQASYHQQQAAQQDQRSLQKQQSSTAQQPTFPQHGLQQPAATAAHFPYTPLQYQQMMGTGTAASMMLSGAAMTSPSMRLPPYSLLGADGYKHHHHAHQGTGSGGGSGGGGSTRKARSSYTVQQLQQLNRRFLRSMYLAQHERGELAAMVALTQTQVKIWFQNRRSKYKKLMKAANMRLDPDYGEDDVPSPPPAKRRHLLRRPKPTSPSGRWNAKCGMYTGRGAPPAAAPRPQPHTLPALHNYGTYTTPVNYYSLQGYPLPLSGMYGGGLPLAVPPIRPNLTGQALGENGVQAGASGPNTTSVTPSNIHLDSSSSYLDVAGYNDASLHNTKISGDGPESIRPDHSPVVQISSKIAERNVTNQKQKKTTKLEIDSQYGSSVGRLEAESSHIPSPQPSRHILSPDTQMENPITANPLLKTHISSSCEPVQCKTESANLSSINMHTYTISKMEYESLEDSLGSGSNVPLSGTLDKANDSPRAANFCAGAYSGSHFVSGHQSAGNHATQASHFSRPGHSGDNDNQQFAEARQDIKKDEEVDNSALGYAYVLRPSQYDQSLYDDNESYIFNSSPYQSNYLQHHINSAYDNPLNHLQLSPSCLSDKTPASHSSAGTASTMLVNPMSLLAQTEDCDEEGFPIVNSEDEDNDQSDFNTLDLTVLQDQSQKIVL; encoded by the exons ATGAATGACAACACTGCTGAGGTGCCGGACCGCACGAACCAAGAGATGGCGAAGGTCCCCACACACTCCCAGGACCTGTGTCCCCAAGATCAGGCcgagcaacagcagcaggccgAGCAGCATCGTCTACAGGAcctacagcaacagcagcaggccgAGCAGCATCGTCTACAGGAcctacagcaacagcagcaggccgAGCAGCATCGTCTACAGGAcctacagcaacagcagcaggccgAGCAGCATCGTCTACAGGAcctacagcaacagcagcaggccgAGCAGCATCGTCTACAGGAcctacagcaacagcagcaggccgAGCAGCATCGTCTACAGGAcctacaacaacagcagcagtatcaTCAACAGGACAAGCCACAGAAGGTTTCACAGCTGCAGCATCGGGGCTTGCCACAGAAGGTTTCACAGCTGCTGCTGCAGGAGCAGCATCGGGGCTTGCCACAGCAGCACCAGGACCTGCCACAGCAGCACCAGGACCTGCCACAGCAGCACCAGGACCTGCCACAGCAGCACCAGGACCTGCCACAGCAGCACCAGGACCTGCCACAGCAGCACCAGGACCTGCCACAGCAGCACCAGGACCTGCCACAGCAGCACCAGGACCTGCCACAGCAGCACCAGGGCCTGCCACAGCAGCACCAGGACCTGCCACAGCAGCACCAGGGCCTGCCACAGCAGCACCAGGGCCTGCCACAGCAGCACCAGGGCCTGCCACAGCAGCACCAGGGCCTGCCACAGCAGCACCAGGGCCTGCCACAGCAGCACCAGGACCTGCCACAGCAGCACCAGGACCTGCCACAGCAGCACCAGGGCCTGCCACAGCAGCACCAGGACCTGCCACAGCAGCACCAGGGCCTGCCACAGCAGCACCAGGACCTGCCACAGCAGCACCAGGGCCTGCCACAGCAGCACCAGGACCTGCCACAGCAGCACCAGGACCTGCCACAGCAGCACCAGGACCTGCCACAGCAGCATCAGGACCTGCCACAGCAGCATCAGGACCTGCCACAGCAGCACCAGGACCTGCCACAGCAGCACCAGGACCTGCCACAGCAGCACCAGGACCTGCCACAGCAGCACCAGGACCTGCCACAGCAGCACCAGGACCTGCCACAGCAGCATCAGGACCTGCCACAGCAGCACCAGGACCTGCCACAGCAGCACCAGGACCTGCCACAGCAGCACCAGGACCTGCCACAGCAGCACCAGGACCTGCCACAGCAGCACCAGGACCTGCCACAGCAGCACCAGGACCTGCCACAGCAGCACCAGGACCTGCCACAGCAGCACCAGGACCTGCCACAGCAGCACGAGGACCTGCCACAGCAGCACGAGGACCTGCCACAGCAGCATCAGGACCTGCCACAGCAGCATCAGGACCTGCCACAGCAGCATCAGGACCTGCCACAGCAGCATCAGGACCTGCCACAGCAGCATCAGGACCTGCCACAGCAGCACCAGGACCTGCCACAGCAGCACCAGGACCTGCCACAGCAGCACCAGGGCCTGCCACAGCAGCATCAGGACTTGCCACAGCATCACCAGGGCCTGTCACAGCATCACCAGGGCCTGCCACAGCATCACCAGGGCCTGCCACAGCATCACCAGGGCCTGCCACAGCAGCACCAGGGCCTGCCACAGCAGCACCAGGGCCTGCCACAGCAGCACCAGGGCCTGCCACAGCAGCACCAGGACCTGCCACAGCAGCACCAGGACCTGCCACAGCAGCACCAGGACCTGCCACAGCAGCACCAGGACCTGCCACAGCAGCACCAGGACCTGCCACAGCAGCACCAAGACCTGCAGCCACAGGTCTCACAGCATCAACAGTATGAGGACCTGCAGCCAAAGACttcacagctgcagcagcagcagcaccaacagtatGAGGACCTGCAGCCGAAGGCTTCACAGCTGCAACAGCAGCAGCCCCAACAGTATGAAGACCTGCAGCCGAAGGCTTCACAGCTGCAACAGCAGGAGCACCAACAGTATGAGGACCTGCAGCCGAAGGCTTCACAgctgcaacagcagcagcaccaacagtatGAGGACCTGCAGCCGAAGGCTTCACAGCTGCAACAGCAGCCCCAACAGTATGAGGACCTGCAGCCGAAGGCttcacagctgcagcagcagccccaACAGTATGAGGACCTGCAGCCGAAGGCTTCACAgctgcaacagcagcagcaccaacagtatGAGGACCTGCAGCCGAAGGCTTCACAgctgcaacagcagcagcaccaacagtatGAGGACCTGCAGCCGAAGGCTTCACAgctgcaacagcagcagcaccaacagtatGAAGACCTGCAGCCGAAGGCttcacagctgcagcagcagcagcaccaacagtatGAGGACCTGCAGCCGAAGGCTTCACAGCTGCAACAGCATGAGACCGTGCAGCCACAGGCCGCACAGCAACACGAGGACCTGCAGCCGCAGGCgtcacagcagcagcaggacctgCAACCTCAGGCCTCTCTGTACCACCAGCAGCAAGCCTTATACAGACAaacactgcagcagcagcagaagcagaccTCGGAGCAGCAGCAGGCGTTGCAGCAGGCCATGCAGCAGGCTATGCTGCAGGCTTCACACCAGAAGCAAGCCTTGCAGCAGGCTTCACACCTACAGCAGGCCTTGCAGCAGGCCTCGTATCATCAGCAACAGGCTGCACAGCAGGACCAACGGTCTTTGCAGAAACAGCAGTCGAGTACAGCACAACAGCCAACGTTTCCACAacacggactgcagcagccagcagcaacagcagcacactTCCCCTACACACCACTCCAGTACCAGCAAATGATGGGAACTG GAACAGCAGCGTCGATGATGCTCTCAGGCGCCGCCatgacctctccatccatgcgtcTGCCCCCATACTCTCTCCTGGGCGCGGATGGGTACAAGCACCATCATCATGCCCACCAG GGTACAGGAAGTGGAGGGGGCAGTGGAGGTGGAGGGAGTACAAGAAAGGCCCGCTCCTCCTACACCGTCCAACAGCTTCAGCAACTTAATAGACGGTTCCTTCGTTCCATGTACTTGGCCCAGCACGAGCGGGGGGAGCTGGCCGCCATGGTGGCTCTCACACAGACACAG GTGAAGATTTGGTTCCAGAACCGACGGTCCAAGTACAAGAAGCTGATGAAGGCAGCCAACATGAGGCTTGACCCTGATTATGGCGAGGATGATGTCCCTTCCCCGCCTCCCGCTAAGAGAAGACACCTGTTGCGCAG GCCGAAGCCAACGTCTCCAAGTGGCAGGTGGAATGCCAAGTGTGGGATGTACACTGGCCgaggagcaccaccagcagcagcgccCCGCCCTCAGCCACATACACTGCCCGCCCTCCACAATTATGGCACCTATACGACGCCTGTCAACTACTATTCCCTTCAGGGCTACCCACTGCCCCTGTCAGGGATGTATGGAGGCGGGTTGCCTCTCGCTGTGCCACCAATACGACCTAACTTGACAGGTCAGGCCCTGGGGGAGAATGGTGTGCAAGCTGGTGCTTCTGGTCCTAATACTACCAGTGTTACTCCTTCAAATATTCACTTGGATTCCTCGTCATCTTACCTAGACGTAGCTGGCTATAATGATGCTAGTCTGCACAACACCAAAATTTCCGGGGATGGTCCAGAGTCCATTCGGCCGGACCATTCGCCAGTCGTACAGATTTCCAGCAAGATTGCAGAGCGAAATGTTACTAATCAGAAGCAGAAAAAAACCACGAAGCTTGAAATTGATTCACAATATGGGTCGTCTGTTGGTCGGCTTGAAGCGGAATCCAGCCATATACCGAGCCCTCAGCCCTCTCGCCATATCCTCTCTCCTGATACTCAAATGGAGAACCCAATTACTGCAAACCCTTTACTGAAAACGCACATTAGTTCATCATGTGAACCTGTTCAATGCAAAACAGAATCCGCAAATCTGTCTAGTATTAACATGCATACATACACTATCAGTAAAATGGAGTACGAGTCCCTTGAAGATTCATTAGGAAGTGGGTCAAACGTGCCACTATCCGGCACACTAGACAAGGCAAATGACTCCCCACGAGCAGCCAATTTCTGTGCGGGAGCCTATTCCGGCTCGCATTTTGTATCTGGCCACCAGTCGGCGGGGAACCATGCGACGCAAGCATCCCATTTTTCACGTCCTGGCCACTCAGGTGATAATGACAATCAACAATTCGCTGAAGCCAGACAAGATATAAAAAAGGACGAGGAGGTGGATAACTCAGCGCTAGGCTACGCCTATGTCTTGCGACCATCGCAGTATGACCAAAGTCTTTACGACGATAACGAGAGCTACATTTTCAACAGTTCGCCTTACCAGTCTAACTACCTTCAACACCACATAAACAGTGCCTATGATAACCCCCTGAATCACCTGCAGTTATCCCCCAGTTGTCTTTCGGACAAGACCCCAGCCTCCCACAGCAGTGCCGGCACTGCCTCCACCATGTTGGTCAACCCTATGTCACTGCTGGCGCAGACTGAGGACTGTGACGAGGAAGGCTTTCCCATCGTCAACAGTGAGGACGAGGACAATGACCAGAGTGACTTCAACACACTTGATCTCACAGTTCTACAGGACCAGTCGCAGAAGATTGTACTGTGA